A genomic stretch from Arachis stenosperma cultivar V10309 chromosome 3, arast.V10309.gnm1.PFL2, whole genome shotgun sequence includes:
- the LOC130970340 gene encoding probable inactive receptor kinase At4g23740, translating into MEFLRILLSSICLLVVIDHWQGNAEPVEDKEALLDFVNKFPPSRPLNWDETSSMCANWTGVTCSEDESRVIAIRLPGVGFRGPIPPDTVSRLSALQTLSLRSNVITGRIPSDFSNLKNLTLLYLQFNNFSGPLPDFSVWKNLTIVNLSNNHFNGSIPDSLSNLTEIAGLNLANNSLSGEIPNLQLPRLQLLNLSNNNLHGSVPKSLQRFPDSSFFGNNISLGSSPVVPPVPPPVYGPSSRSKKHGRLSETALLGITIACGVLGLVAFVFLIFVCCSRRRGEDDDAFSGKLHKGDMSPEKAVSRNQDANNKLSFFEGCNYAFDLEDLLRASAEVLGKGTFGTAYKAILEDATTVVVKRLKEVAVGKKDFEQHMEIVGNLKHENVVELKAYYYSKDEKLMVYDYYSQGSVSSMLHGKRGEERVALDWDTRLKIALGAARGIARIHVENGGKLVHGNIKSSNIFLNAKQYGCVSDLGLASIMSSLALPISRAAGYRAPEVTDTRKAAQPSDVYSFGVVLLELLTGKSPIHTTGGDEIIHLVRWVHSVVREEWTAEVFDLELMRYPNIEEEMVEMLQIAMSCVVRMPDQRPKMSEVVKMIENVRQIDAETRPSSDNQAEQKLPQHDIDNSPSSSPSPLPKGSE; encoded by the exons ATGGAGTTCCTACGTATTTTGTTATCTTCCATTTGTTTGTTGGTTGTGATTGATCACTGGCAAGGAAATGCTGAACCTGTCGAAGATAAGGAAGCTTTGCTTGATTTTGTGAACAAATTCCCTCCTTCTAGACCTCTGAATTGGGATGAGACCTCCTCCATGTGTGCCAATTGGACCGGAGTCACTTGCAGTGAAGATGAGTCCCGGGTCATCGCCATTCGTCTGCCGGGGGTTGGATTTCGTGGCCCAATTCCGCCGGATACTGTTAGCCGCCTCTCGGCACTGCAAACTTTGAGCCTCAGATCCAATGTCATAACTGGGCGGATACCTTCTGACTTTTCTAATTTGAAGAACTTAACTTTACTGTATCTTCAGTTCAACAATTTCTCTGGTCCTTTGCCTGATTTCTCAGTTTGGAAGAATCTTACTATTGTCAATCTGTCCAATAACCATTTCAATGGCAGCATTCCTGATTCCCTTTCCAATTTGACCGAGATTGCTGGTTTGAACCTTGCAAACAACTCGCTTTCTGGCGAAATTCCCAATCTCCAGTTGCCAAGACTGCAGCTGCTGAATCTGTCTAACAACAATTTGCATGGGAGTGTGCCTAAATCCCTCCAGAGGTTTCCTGATTCGTCATTTTTTGgaaataatatttctcttgggAGCTCTCCTGTTGTTCCGCCAGTGCCTCCTCCGGTTTATGGGCCTTCTTCAAGATCTAAGAAGCATGGAAGGCTAAGCGAAACAGCACTGCTGGGAATTACTATTGCCTGTGGTGTTCTAGGCCTTGTGGCATTTGTTTTCTTGATCTTTGTATGCTGCTCAAGAAGGAGGGGTGAAGATGATGATGCCTTCAGTGGGAAGTTGCACAAGGGTGACATGTCTCCCGAGAAAGCTGTATCGAGGAACCAGGATGCGAATAATAAGCTGTCTTTCTTTGAGGGGTGTAATTATGCTTTTGATTTGGAGGATTTACTCAGGGCTTCTGCTGAGGTACTGGGAAAGGGAACGTTTGGTACTGCATACAAGGCAATACTGGAAGATGCAACCACGGTTGTTGTGAAGAGGTTAAAGGAGGTAGCAGTTGGAAAGAAGGATTTTGAGCAACACATGGAAATAGTAGGAAACCTTAAACATGAGAATGTGGTTGAGCTCAAGGCATATTATTATTCCAAAGATGAGAAATTAATGGTATATGATTACTATAGCCAGGGGAGTGTCTCGTCAATGTTACACG GTAAAAGAGGAGAGGAAAGAGTGGCTCTAGATTGGGATACTCGGCTGAAAATAGCCCTAGGTGCTGCAAGAGGCATTGCTCGTATCCATGTTGAGAATGGAGGTAAACTCGTGCATGGCAACATCAAATCCTCAAATATCTTCCTCAATGCTAAACAGTATGGTTGTGTATCCGACCTTGGTCTCGCATCCATAATGAGCTCACTTGCCTTACCCATCTCACGAGCTGCTGGTTACCGAGCACCTGAAGTTACGGACACCAGGAAAGCGGCACAACCTTCAGATGTTTACAGCTTTGGCGTGGTGTTACTTGAGCTTCTGACAGGGAAATCTCCTATTCACACAACTGGTGGGGATGAGATTATCCACCTGGTGAGATGGGTTCATTCGGTTGTGCGAGAGGAGTGGACAGCTGAGGTGTTTGACTTAGAGCTGATGAGGTATCCAAATATAGAGGAAGAGATGGTGGAAATGCTACAGATAGCAATGTCATGCGTGGTAAGGATGCCCGACcagagaccaaagatgtctgaAGTTGTGAAGATGATAGAAAATGTGAGGCAAATTGATGCAGAGACTCGGCCGTCGTCGGACAACCAAGCAGAACAGAAATTACCACAACATGACATCGATAATTCCCCTTCTTCCTCTCCCTCACCCTTGCCAAAAGGAAGTGAatga